From the genome of Pelobates fuscus isolate aPelFus1 chromosome 6, aPelFus1.pri, whole genome shotgun sequence, one region includes:
- the GMEB2 gene encoding glucocorticoid modulatory element-binding protein 2 isoform X3, whose protein sequence is MSTPDVSVHVEEVVVVTTPDNIMDGSGMEEVKAVLVTTNRSLAEDTLESDNVSFSSSTELKEAVLVKMEDEDEEETIEAEIAYPITCGENKANLIWRKFVCPGINVKCVQYNDHLISPKEFVHLAGKSTLKDWKRAIRMNGVMLRKIMDSGELDFYQHAKVCSNTCRSTKIDLTAGRVPLCSQVSTEYIPITPATGDNFTVNGNPTTITIETCDGSGDWTGMIGDETLHFWQGLRDAGLLGDVIQEFHQELLETMKGLKERLQTPPIQLQDAMLLNNIVQNFGMLDLIKKVLASHKNQMDRSREQYTRDLAALEQQCDEHRRRAKELKHKSQHLNNVLMTLTPVSLPPPAKRPRLTRATSGPAAISSQVSQPTQITLPQGLTLSQLTSLPFSKVVSTSIPSSSNSTMLNKNSSSQSTSPSSPLLGGYTILTPSGSNYPGTLEIHPDSSNLAVLSTAAMQDSNTVLKVMSPIQLLTLQGLGATIQNLAQIAPAGSTIVAMPCDSGDGEDEQTTIEVTSLSEDQEQK, encoded by the exons GAGCTTGGCAGAGGACACCCTCGAGTCAGACAATGTGTCATTTTCTTCATCCACAGAGCTGAAAGAGGCTGTCTTAG TGAAGATGGAGGATGAAGATGAAGAGGAGACAATTGAGGCTGAAATTGCTTATCCTATCACCTGCGGAGAGAATAAAGCCAACTTAATCTGGAGGAAGTTTGTCTGTCCAGGAATCAATGTCAAGTGCGTGCAG TACAATGACCATTTAATTAGCCCAAAGGAATTCGTTCACCTGGCTGGAAAATCCACCCTAAAAGACTGGAAAAGGGCGATCCGAATGAATGGAGTCATGCTCAG GAAAATCATGGATTCAGGAGAGCTTGATTTTTACCAGCATGCCAAGGTATGCTCGAACACGTGCCGAAGCACCAAGATTGACTTAACAGCAGGTCGAGTGCCACTCTGCAGTCAAGTGTCCACAGAGTAtattcccatcactccggccacAGGTGACA ATTTTACCGTGAATGGGAACCCAACAACCATTACTATTGAAACTTGCGATGGTTCAGGAGACTGGACTGGAATGATAGGAG ATGAAACACTGCATTTCTGGCAAGGCCTGAGGGACGCGGGGCTCCTTGGAGACGTCATACAGGAGTTTCACCAAGAGCTGCTGGAAACAATGAAGGGGCTTAAAGAGAGACTTCAAACGCCCCCCATCCAGTTACAGG ATGCCATGTTACTCAACAACATtgtccagaatttcggaatgtTGGACCTCATTAAGAAGGTGCTGGCTAGTCACAAGAACCAGATGGACCGATCAAGAGAGCAGTATACGCGAGACTTGGCAG CTCTGGAGCAACAGTGTGACGAACACAGGAGACGGGCCAAAGAACTGAAACACAAATCACAGCATCTTAACAATGTCTTGATGACACTGACCCCAGTCAGCCTTCCCCCTCCGGCCAAGCGACCAAGATTGACGAGAGCCACGTCCGGCCCTGCGGCCATCAGCTCACAGGTTTCGCAGCCCACACAGATTACCCTTCCCCAAGGATTGACTTTATCTCAACTAACCAGCCTACCTTTCAGCAAAGTTGTGTCCACCAGCATCCCGAGTTCTTCCAACTCCACCATGCTGAACAAAAATTCAAGTTCCCAGTCCACCTCACCTTCCTCTCCTCTCTTAGGAGGTTACACTATCCTCACCCCATCAGGAAGCAACTACCCCGGCACTTTGGAGATTCATCCCGACTCATCCAACCTTGCCGTCTTGAGTACTGCAGCCATGCAAGACAGCAACACTGTTTTAAAGGTGATGAGCCCCATCCAGCTCCTCACCCTTCAGGGCCTAGGTGCAACAATACAAAACCTGGCTCAGATAGCACCAGCTGGCAGTACCATTGTAGCCATGCCCTGTGACTCTGGAGACGGAGAGGATGAACAGACCACTATTGAGGTGACTTCACTGTCTGAGGATCAGGAGCAGAAATAG